A window of the Haloquadratum walsbyi C23 genome harbors these coding sequences:
- a CDS encoding cold-shock protein, whose amino-acid sequence MAEGKVDFFNDTGGYGFISTDDTDDDVFFHMEDVGGPDLEEGQEVEFEIEQSPKGPRAANLIRN is encoded by the coding sequence ATGGCAGAAGGTAAGGTTGATTTTTTCAACGATACAGGCGGTTACGGTTTCATTTCGACTGATGATACGGATGATGATGTTTTCTTTCACATGGAAGATGTCGGCGGTCCGGACCTCGAAGAAGGACAGGAAGTAGAATTTGAGATTGAGCAGTCCCCAAAAGGACCACGCGCAGCAAATCTCATTCGCAACTAA